A region of Thermococcus piezophilus DNA encodes the following proteins:
- a CDS encoding serine/threonine-protein kinase RIO2, which translates to MVSKLLALEAYPNLRDLDFRILRGVELNMRHHKWVPLEDVARFARVDAETASFRLGKLDNWGLVRRRSDIGYIGYQLTIHGYDVLAIRTFSKRGVIEAISTTQIGVGKEADVYVALTPSGEKVAVKFNRIGRTSFTRVKLYRRDFIDKHHISWLYVSRLVAQREYEALQLLSPIARVPRPISWNRHVIVMEFIEGTELAELRDTDLTTEEASRILDRVLGEYLKIVRFGMVHSDMSEFNIVLTNDDDILIIDWPQYLPTAYPESLEYLKRDITVLLNAFRRRWRVERDFGEIWREFYEAWLMSRGGKNGN; encoded by the coding sequence ATGGTAAGCAAACTGTTGGCACTTGAGGCTTATCCGAACCTGCGAGACCTAGACTTCCGCATACTCAGAGGGGTAGAGCTGAACATGCGCCATCACAAGTGGGTGCCGCTCGAGGACGTGGCAAGGTTCGCTAGGGTGGATGCAGAAACTGCGTCCTTCCGCCTCGGAAAGCTCGACAACTGGGGGCTGGTGAGGAGAAGGAGCGACATAGGTTACATCGGCTACCAGCTCACGATCCACGGCTACGATGTCCTAGCCATCAGAACTTTTTCGAAGAGGGGAGTTATCGAGGCCATCAGCACAACGCAGATAGGCGTTGGAAAAGAGGCCGACGTTTACGTAGCCCTAACCCCGAGCGGCGAGAAGGTTGCCGTAAAGTTCAACAGAATTGGAAGAACGAGCTTCACGAGAGTAAAGCTCTACCGTAGGGACTTCATAGACAAGCACCACATAAGCTGGCTCTACGTTTCGCGCCTCGTTGCCCAAAGGGAGTATGAAGCTTTGCAGCTCCTCTCGCCAATCGCAAGGGTTCCACGTCCCATAAGCTGGAACAGACATGTCATAGTGATGGAGTTCATCGAGGGAACCGAGCTGGCCGAGCTGAGAGACACTGATCTGACCACCGAGGAAGCCTCACGTATACTCGACCGGGTTCTAGGGGAATACCTCAAGATAGTCCGCTTCGGCATGGTGCATTCAGACATGAGCGAGTTCAACATAGTTTTAACCAACGATGACGACATCCTAATCATAGACTGGCCGCAGTACCTGCCGACAGCCTATCCAGAGAGCCTTGAATACCTAAAAAGAGACATAACCGTACTGCTCAACGCCTTCAGAAGGAGATGGCGGGTTGAGAGGGATTTTGGCGAGATATGGAGAGAATTTTATGAAGCATGGCTCATGAGCAGAGGTGGTAAAAATGGCAATTAA
- a CDS encoding radical SAM protein → MLIRVSYGTAVAMGLIKAKMLARPHTAYLMTYHEGRCRNNCAFCPQARESNADLNRLSRVTWPAFELETIVEKLRDGNFARICLQTIDYPGLVDDVFTILEGLQPLGLPISLSITPVDKETLERFRELGVDYIGVGLDVASERLYPEIKDSTYSWDDMWRFTKDVISIFGEGKAFVHIIVGLGETDREALETIARAYSMDAEVSLFAFTPIRGTRLEKVEPPNFKRYRRIQVVHYLLKEGIVEFHDLEFDRDGGLIGFGISKGELAEILPVEVFTTHGCPGCNRPYYNERPKKEPYNFPFIPEMEYVKRSLDIIL, encoded by the coding sequence ATGCTGATAAGGGTCTCGTACGGCACGGCTGTAGCTATGGGTTTAATCAAGGCTAAAATGCTTGCAAGGCCTCATACTGCTTATCTGATGACGTATCACGAGGGCCGTTGCAGAAACAACTGCGCCTTCTGCCCCCAGGCGAGGGAAAGTAATGCAGATTTGAACAGGCTCTCCCGCGTGACCTGGCCAGCCTTTGAGCTGGAAACCATTGTGGAAAAACTTCGCGATGGAAACTTCGCTCGAATATGCCTCCAGACCATTGACTATCCCGGTTTGGTCGATGACGTTTTTACAATCCTCGAAGGTCTCCAGCCCCTCGGCCTTCCGATTTCCCTCTCGATAACGCCCGTTGATAAAGAAACCCTTGAGAGGTTTAGGGAGCTCGGAGTCGATTACATCGGCGTCGGCCTCGACGTCGCGAGCGAGAGGCTTTATCCTGAGATAAAGGACTCCACCTATTCCTGGGACGATATGTGGCGCTTTACCAAGGATGTCATAAGTATCTTCGGCGAGGGCAAGGCTTTTGTGCACATCATTGTAGGCCTTGGTGAGACGGATAGGGAAGCCCTTGAGACGATAGCAAGGGCTTATTCGATGGACGCGGAGGTTTCCCTTTTTGCATTCACACCCATCAGGGGGACGCGCCTTGAAAAGGTTGAACCGCCGAACTTCAAGCGTTACAGACGCATTCAAGTGGTCCACTACCTTCTGAAGGAAGGAATAGTCGAGTTTCATGACCTTGAATTTGATCGAGATGGTGGCCTCATAGGTTTTGGAATCTCAAAGGGTGAACTGGCTGAGATCCTTCCGGTGGAAGTTTTCACTACTCACGGTTGCCCCGGTTGCAACAGGCCCTACTACAACGAGAGGCCGAAAAAAGAGCCCTACAACTTCCCGTTCATTCCGGAAATGGAGTACGTGAAGAGATCCCTGGACATTATTCTTTGA
- a CDS encoding MFS transporter has product MGKQDIWFLHASTFFFFLGMAVVNPLISPLAINLGADPFIVGTLAAISSIVALVFKPFGGVLGDRGLRFQVMALGSFFGALAGGFYVTSIFLGSLTIFALGRALHGFAMALFFPSSLSTAIDMAPEGRVGETLGWRGMMFSFGNLMGPALGGFVADLLGFQVAFVLTVILSLLAIGFVLIAHSRIKGEVSLRFHERYDKPSYRALLRPFFVAASLALFFMSLAYGGLNTFLPALYKSLGFGTRVFGIYASIMGGASLLTRVIGGKEADRRGPLPVTAVGLGGVLVAYVILTFYTSPPVSYVSAALLGAGFGLAVPSLQMMALASLPRRIRTFGSGIYTMFFDLGYLTGPIVLGYIAQLKGYAAIFPLLPPIMLLSLLIAQLPRFLRTGEEASGG; this is encoded by the coding sequence ATGGGAAAGCAGGACATCTGGTTCCTCCACGCTTCGACGTTTTTCTTCTTCCTCGGCATGGCGGTAGTGAACCCTCTAATCTCGCCCCTCGCCATCAACCTCGGTGCGGATCCTTTCATCGTCGGAACCCTAGCGGCAATTTCATCGATAGTGGCGCTCGTCTTCAAGCCCTTTGGGGGAGTTTTGGGTGATAGGGGACTGCGCTTCCAGGTTATGGCGCTCGGATCGTTCTTTGGGGCGCTCGCTGGCGGTTTTTACGTCACTTCCATTTTCTTGGGCAGCCTAACGATCTTCGCCCTCGGTAGGGCTCTTCACGGCTTTGCAATGGCCCTCTTTTTCCCCTCTTCCCTATCCACCGCCATAGACATGGCTCCAGAGGGCAGGGTTGGCGAGACCCTTGGTTGGCGTGGAATGATGTTCTCCTTTGGCAACCTCATGGGGCCGGCATTGGGTGGCTTTGTCGCTGATTTACTTGGATTCCAGGTGGCTTTCGTATTGACCGTAATCCTCTCTCTCCTCGCTATTGGGTTTGTTCTCATCGCCCACTCTCGGATCAAGGGAGAGGTAAGTCTAAGGTTCCACGAGAGGTATGATAAGCCGAGCTACAGGGCTCTCCTAAGGCCTTTCTTCGTGGCGGCTTCGCTTGCCCTGTTTTTCATGTCTCTTGCCTACGGCGGGCTGAACACATTCCTTCCCGCTCTCTACAAGTCCCTCGGCTTTGGAACTCGCGTCTTTGGCATTTACGCCAGTATAATGGGTGGCGCTAGCCTTCTGACGAGAGTCATCGGGGGCAAAGAGGCCGACAGACGCGGTCCTCTTCCCGTGACGGCCGTTGGTCTCGGCGGTGTTCTTGTTGCGTACGTCATCCTCACTTTCTACACTAGCCCCCCCGTTTCTTACGTCAGCGCTGCCCTTCTCGGCGCGGGGTTTGGCCTGGCGGTCCCCTCACTCCAGATGATGGCTCTCGCGAGCCTGCCGAGGAGGATAAGGACCTTTGGCTCTGGTATCTACACGATGTTCTTTGACCTCGGCTACCTTACCGGCCCGATAGTCCTCGGCTACATCGCCCAGCTCAAAGGGTACGCCGCGATCTTCCCGCTGTTGCCGCCCATAATGTTGCTGTCCCTCCTCATAGCCCAGCTACCAAGGTTTTTAAGGACTGGTGAAGAGGCCAGTGGGGGATGA
- a CDS encoding isoaspartyl peptidase/L-asparaginase family protein, which translates to MVAIIVHGGAGTIKKEDRIPRVIEGVRDAVLAGWRELKRGSALDAVEEAVKALEDNPIFNAGTGSVLTLDGKVEMDAAIMRGKTLEAGAVAGIWGVRNPISVARKVMEKTDHVILSGEGAVKFARLMGFEEYDPRTDERLKQWEELKKKLLETGEVKHWKKLGELIKGYPEVLRSTVGAVAFDGDEVVAGTSTGGIFLKMFGRVGDTPIIGGGTYANEVAGASCTGLGEVAIKLALAKSATDFVRLGMNAQAASDAAISLATKYFGADTMGIIMVDSRGNIGFTKNTKHMSYAFIKDGMNEPQAGV; encoded by the coding sequence ATGGTCGCAATAATAGTTCACGGCGGTGCCGGTACGATTAAGAAGGAAGATCGTATCCCAAGGGTCATCGAGGGTGTTAGAGATGCTGTTCTTGCTGGCTGGCGCGAGCTCAAGCGCGGCTCTGCCCTCGATGCCGTTGAGGAAGCGGTTAAGGCCCTCGAAGACAACCCGATTTTCAACGCCGGAACCGGCTCCGTTCTGACCCTCGATGGAAAGGTCGAGATGGACGCTGCAATAATGCGTGGGAAGACTCTCGAAGCCGGTGCCGTCGCTGGGATTTGGGGAGTCAGGAACCCGATAAGCGTCGCGAGGAAGGTCATGGAGAAGACTGACCACGTCATCCTCAGTGGAGAGGGGGCAGTCAAATTTGCCCGCCTTATGGGCTTCGAGGAGTACGATCCAAGAACCGACGAGAGGCTGAAGCAGTGGGAGGAGCTGAAGAAGAAGCTCCTCGAGACTGGGGAAGTTAAGCACTGGAAGAAGCTGGGCGAGCTCATCAAGGGATACCCTGAGGTGCTGAGGAGCACCGTTGGTGCCGTCGCTTTCGACGGAGATGAGGTAGTTGCGGGGACTTCAACGGGTGGGATCTTCCTCAAGATGTTTGGCCGCGTTGGGGATACTCCTATAATCGGCGGTGGAACCTACGCCAACGAGGTCGCTGGGGCTTCGTGCACCGGCCTCGGGGAGGTGGCAATAAAGCTCGCCCTGGCCAAAAGCGCCACCGACTTCGTCCGCCTCGGCATGAACGCTCAGGCCGCCAGCGATGCCGCTATAAGCCTCGCCACGAAATATTTCGGCGCTGATACTATGGGCATCATAATGGTTGATTCCCGCGGAAATATTGGCTTCACCAAGAACACCAAACACATGAGCTACGCTTTCATAAAGGATGGCATGAACGAACCTCAAGCGGGGGTCTGA